One Kitasatospora sp. NBC_01287 DNA window includes the following coding sequences:
- a CDS encoding MerR family transcriptional regulator, which produces MRVGELSRHTGVPVPTIKYYLREGLLPAGELTCPNQAQYGERHVRRLKLVRALLDVGGLSIAAARDVLGALDSPEVSLHATLGIAQRAIAPARGDAVEATAPAETDDPAWREAVGAANAWVAAHGWQVREDAPARTSLARLIRTLHELGHPDLLDLLDEYATAAERLAAAELALVGRRPDPDGRVEGAVLGTVLGDALLATLRRLAQEDASRRTFTGPTVSAI; this is translated from the coding sequence GTGCGCGTCGGGGAGCTGAGCCGGCACACCGGGGTCCCGGTGCCCACGATCAAGTACTACCTGCGCGAGGGCCTGCTCCCGGCCGGCGAGTTGACCTGTCCGAACCAGGCGCAGTACGGCGAGCGGCATGTGCGCCGGCTCAAGCTGGTGCGCGCCCTGCTGGACGTCGGCGGGCTCTCCATCGCCGCCGCCCGCGACGTGCTCGGCGCGCTGGACTCCCCCGAGGTCTCGCTGCACGCCACCCTGGGCATCGCGCAGCGGGCCATCGCCCCGGCCCGTGGCGACGCGGTGGAAGCCACCGCACCGGCCGAGACAGACGATCCCGCCTGGCGCGAGGCGGTCGGCGCGGCGAACGCCTGGGTGGCGGCGCACGGTTGGCAGGTGCGGGAGGACGCTCCGGCCCGCACCTCGCTCGCGCGGCTGATCCGCACCCTGCACGAGCTGGGCCACCCCGACCTGCTCGACCTGCTCGACGAGTACGCGACGGCCGCCGAGCGGCTGGCCGCCGCCGAGTTGGCCCTGGTCGGCCGCCGCCCGGACCCGGACGGCCGGGTGGAGGGCGCGGTGCTCGGGACGGTGCTGGGCGACGCGCTGCTCGCCACCCTGCGGCGACTGGCCCAGGAGGACGCCTCGCGGCGCACCTTCACCGGGCCGACCGTGTCAGCCATCTGA